The DNA window CGCGAATCGCTGGGTTATCCATCATCTCAAGACCGGCGGGAATGACACCCGACGCGATAATCGCCGCCACCGCGTCTCCGGCCTGTTCGACCGTGGAAAACGCCGCCAACAAGGCCTGCGCGCGCTCAGGTTTGGGCAAAAGCTTGACCGTGACCTCAACGATCACCCCCAACATGCCCTCAGAGCCCGTCACCAGCGCCAGCAGGTCAAATCCGGGCGCATCTAAAGACTGTGCGCCAATGGTCACCAACTCGCCGTCCATGGTCACCATCTTCACTTGTTGGATGTTATGCACTGTCAGGCCGTATTTCAGGCAATGCACGCCGCCGGCATTTTCCGCCACATTGCCGCCAATAGAACAGGCAATCTGCGAAGACGGGTCCGGCGCATAGTAAAGCCCCAGTGGCACCGCCGCCTCAGTGATTGCCAGATTACGCACGCCCGGCTGCACCTGCGCGACGCGATTATCGGCATCAATCTCTAAGATCTTATTAAACCGCGCCATCACCAACAGTACGCCATTGGAGAGGGGAAAAGCGCCGCCGGATAGCCCCGTGCCCGCGCCGCGCGCCACCACTGGCACATCACGCGCTGCACATGTGCGCAGAATCTCTTGCACCTGCTCCACCGTCTCAGGCAAAGCCACCAACAACGGTTTGCGCCGATAAGCCGCGAGCCCATCGCACTCATAAGGCCGCAGCGCCTCATCATCAATCAACAGCGCATCACCGGGCAAAATCGCTCTTAGCGCCGCCACCAGATCGCGCTTCTCAGCCTCACCCAGCTGGCGGGGCTCCTCGAGGTTTGCGGGTCTTAAGGCATCAGCAGTCATGCACCTATCCTATCAGCCATAGGCCAAGCTGGGCAGCCAAAGAATAATCCCCGGGAAAACCACACACAGGGTCAGGCCCAAAGTCTGCAGCGCCAAAAAGGGTAGGGAGGACTTATAAATCGTCGCCATATCGACGCCCGGCGGCGCCACCCCGCGCATGTAAAACAAGGCATAGCCAAAGGGCGGACTTAAAAAGCTCATCTGCATATTCACCAGATACAAGACCCCAAACCACAGGGCAATCTTATCCGGAGGCACACCGGGAAGACCTAATACCCCTTCAAAAGCCAGACCCACCACCAGCGGCACGAAAATTGGCACCGCCAACAGCAAAATCCCTACCCAATCCAGGAACATTCCCAAAAGCACTAGAGCAATCATAATCAAAATCAAAATGCCATACGGACCCAAGCCCGTACCCATAATCAAATCCTGAATAAAGGCTTGGCCGCCCTGCAGGATATAGAATCCGACAAAGACGGTGGCGCCAAAGATAATCCACAGCACCATCGAGGTGGCCTTCAAGGTCATCATGCAAGCGTCATGGATGTTCACCCAATTGAGCCGGCCATGCATCGCCGCCACCAACAGCGCCCCAAGAGTACCAATACCTGCAGACTCCACCGGCGTGGCCAAGCCCGTGAAAATCGCGCCCAGCACTACCGCGACGAGTAAAATTGGCGCCAACATGTTGCGCAGCATGCGCAGTCGCGTGGGAAAATCTACCCGCTCTTCCACGGGCATCGCTGGACCCAGCTTGGGATTTAGGCCAGCACGCACGCCCACATAAGTCATATACATGGCAGAGAGCAGCAAGCCCGGCAGCAAAGCGCCTAAGTACAGCTCACCCACTGACTGACCCGCCACCACTGCATAAATAATCGCCAAAATAGACGGCGGAATCAGAATTCCCAGCGTGCCGCCGGCCATAATCGCCCCCAAGGCAATTTTGGGGTCGTACCCCCTTTTGAGCATGGCGGGTAGGGCGATGATGCCCATGGTGACCACCGCAGCCCCAATAACCCCCACCATGGCGGCCAATAGAGTGGCAGCGGCGATGGTGGCGATGGCCAGCCCCCCGCGCAAAGCGCCAATCCAGTGGTAAACCACGTCGAATAGATCTTCAATCAGACCGGCTTTCTCCAGCATCGCCGCCATGAAGATAAACAAAGGGATCGCCGAGAGCTGATAGTCGGTCATCAGCGGGAAGATGCGCGAGGGAATGATGTTCAACATGAAGTGGTCGCCCACCAGATAAATGAACATCACGCCCAAACCGCCGGTGACAAACGCCAAAGGCAAGCCCGCCAATAAGACGATTAAAAGCGCCCCGGTCATCAACAGCGTCAAAGTGCCAATGCCGATATCGGCCAGCACGCCTTCCAAGGTGAAGATCACGCGCTCGTAATCGCCATCGAGCACCATGATGTTGAAGATTTCCCACAACAGTAAGAGTCCCAACAAAGCGGCGAGAATCACCATGCCCCACAGCGGCGCCTTGGCTTTCTCATAGCTCTTGATAGCGGCACGAAACACCGCAATGTCTTTCAATAGTCGCGCTGTACCTTGCAATAACAGCAAAACGCCGGCCAGTACCATCGCAAACTTAATGGGGAAATATTGAATGCCCCATTCGCTCAGCGAGGTTTCATTGCGCCAGCCGGTGGCGAAAAACCACACCTCACTGGACATCGAGCGCGCAAAAAACGTCCACGCCGTGAACGTTAAAATCAAGATAAATAAATAGAAAACCACCGATGTGAGAATATCCAAGGCCGCCGAAGCCGCCGGACCCAAGCGGGTATACAGCACATCCACACGCACATGGCCATCCATGCGCAAGCAATAAGCACCCGAGATCAGGTATTGCATGCCAAACATGAGGAACATCGCCTCATGCGCCCAGTTGGTGGGCGAGTTAAAGGCATACCGAGCAATCACTTCATAGGAATAAACAAACACGGCGATGATCGACCAATACGCCACAAAGGTACCGGTGAACATCGATAAACCATCAACACCGCGAAAGAAGAAACCGCGGGGGGTTCCCGCCATCGGTTCTTCGCCTTGGGTAAAGGTCTCACTGGTGGGCGTGACGGCTTGGCCTTTGGCCTTGGAGCGCCACACCATAAACATCATGAAAGGCGGCAGCAGAAGCAGAACTGACCAATAAAGCCAGTGCGGGAGAACGTAATTCAGTTCCATAGAGTTCAGGCCGCCGGAAAAGGAGTCGAAGACACAAAAGCAGCCCCGGACACGCCGGGGCTGCGACATAACAACGTTAGAGGTTCAGCGTATAGTCTTTGATGTCATCCGGTGTAATCACACCCACCGCCGGATCCATCATCACCTCTAGGTGAACCTTGAACAGGCGCGCGGCATCGCGATCGCGGTTGGCCCACTTAAACCACAGTGGGATCGCCGCTTCACGGAAGCGCGTGGCGTCTTCTTCAGACAACTGAATGACCTCAACGCCTGCCTCTTCGTACTTCGGCCAAGCTTCGTAGTTGGCTTTCTGAATCGCGGCATAGTGATCGGCCGAGTAGGCTTTCACCAATTCGTACATCAAACGCTGAGTCTCTGGAGAAATCCGGCTCCAAGCACGCTTATTGACAGAGATTTCCATTAAGTCGACCGCCTGGTGCAAGCACGGGGTGGAGGGTGGGCCCATGATGATGTAGTCGGCGACCTGATGGAAACCGAGGTCATAGTTTACTGCCGGACCCACGAAGTCAGCCGCATCAATGGTGCCACGCTCCAAAGCAGGATAGACATCACCGCCTGGCAGCAGCGTGGTGCGCACCCCGACTTCGGCGAAGGTTTCTGCAATGATGCCACCCGGGAAGCGAATGCGCTTACCGCGGAAATCATCGAAGTTGCGCATCGGCACTTTGGAGTGAATCAAGTTCAAGTCATGCTGAACATGGCCCAGGAACACCAGCCCCTGGCGGTCATACAGCTCATCAAAGATGGCCCGACCGCCATAGGAGTCGATCATCATGTCCCATTGATGGGGCAAAGATAGGCCCATGGGATAGGCGCTCATGAACACGCCGGCAGGCATCTTGCCCGGCCAATACACGGTGAACCAGTTCATGCCATCCAACACGCCAGATGCCACGGCATCGGCAGTTTCGAAGGTGCCCGCTACAGCACCTGCGGGGAATGGTTCAATACTCAGTTCGCCACTGGTCAGCTCTTGAATAGAGTTGCACCAAGTCTCAAAAGTGCGATAGCCGATGGTTCCTGGCTGCCAAGCACTTTGCATACGCCAACGCACACCGCGACGCGTCTGAGCGTTACTGACAAACGGCGCGCCCAACAAGGTGCCGGCGGTCAGTGCTGCACCGGCCTTGATAAAACCGCGCCTAGAGCCTGCTTCTGATGCCACGGCCTTGTCTCCGTCGACATCCAGTTTCTTATCGTTACTCATCATCACCCTCCTAGGGTTGCTTATCGTGCCGCTTTAGTACTCGGCACATTCTTATTGGAATGCGTTCTCACATCGTGAGACGAGCCAAAACTAGTC is part of the Ectothiorhodosinus mongolicus genome and encodes:
- the dctP gene encoding TRAP transporter substrate-binding protein DctP, producing MMSNDKKLDVDGDKAVASEAGSRRGFIKAGAALTAGTLLGAPFVSNAQTRRGVRWRMQSAWQPGTIGYRTFETWCNSIQELTSGELSIEPFPAGAVAGTFETADAVASGVLDGMNWFTVYWPGKMPAGVFMSAYPMGLSLPHQWDMMIDSYGGRAIFDELYDRQGLVFLGHVQHDLNLIHSKVPMRNFDDFRGKRIRFPGGIIAETFAEVGVRTTLLPGGDVYPALERGTIDAADFVGPAVNYDLGFHQVADYIIMGPPSTPCLHQAVDLMEISVNKRAWSRISPETQRLMYELVKAYSADHYAAIQKANYEAWPKYEEAGVEVIQLSEEDATRFREAAIPLWFKWANRDRDAARLFKVHLEVMMDPAVGVITPDDIKDYTLNL
- a CDS encoding FAD-linked oxidase C-terminal domain-containing protein, with product MTADALRPANLEEPRQLGEAEKRDLVAALRAILPGDALLIDDEALRPYECDGLAAYRRKPLLVALPETVEQVQEILRTCAARDVPVVARGAGTGLSGGAFPLSNGVLLVMARFNKILEIDADNRVAQVQPGVRNLAITEAAVPLGLYYAPDPSSQIACSIGGNVAENAGGVHCLKYGLTVHNIQQVKMVTMDGELVTIGAQSLDAPGFDLLALVTGSEGMLGVIVEVTVKLLPKPERAQALLAAFSTVEQAGDAVAAIIASGVIPAGLEMMDNPAIRAAEDFVKAGYPVEAEAILLCEIDGTDAEVSEDIMRVRELLLAQGATEVRTAKDEAERLRFWAGRKAAFPAVGRISPDYYCMDGTIPRKNLGAVLRHINELSDEFGLKVANVFHAGDGNLHPLILYDSATPGELDKAEDLGGRILELCVEYGGTVTGEHGVGIEKLNQMCSQFDAAELTQFHAVKAAFDPAGLLNPGKAVPTLHRCAEFGAMHVHHGQLPHPELPRF
- a CDS encoding TRAP transporter large permease subunit codes for the protein MELNYVLPHWLYWSVLLLLPPFMMFMVWRSKAKGQAVTPTSETFTQGEEPMAGTPRGFFFRGVDGLSMFTGTFVAYWSIIAVFVYSYEVIARYAFNSPTNWAHEAMFLMFGMQYLISGAYCLRMDGHVRVDVLYTRLGPAASAALDILTSVVFYLFILILTFTAWTFFARSMSSEVWFFATGWRNETSLSEWGIQYFPIKFAMVLAGVLLLLQGTARLLKDIAVFRAAIKSYEKAKAPLWGMVILAALLGLLLLWEIFNIMVLDGDYERVIFTLEGVLADIGIGTLTLLMTGALLIVLLAGLPLAFVTGGLGVMFIYLVGDHFMLNIIPSRIFPLMTDYQLSAIPLFIFMAAMLEKAGLIEDLFDVVYHWIGALRGGLAIATIAAATLLAAMVGVIGAAVVTMGIIALPAMLKRGYDPKIALGAIMAGGTLGILIPPSILAIIYAVVAGQSVGELYLGALLPGLLLSAMYMTYVGVRAGLNPKLGPAMPVEERVDFPTRLRMLRNMLAPILLVAVVLGAIFTGLATPVESAGIGTLGALLVAAMHGRLNWVNIHDACMMTLKATSMVLWIIFGATVFVGFYILQGGQAFIQDLIMGTGLGPYGILILIMIALVLLGMFLDWVGILLLAVPIFVPLVVGLAFEGVLGLPGVPPDKIALWFGVLYLVNMQMSFLSPPFGYALFYMRGVAPPGVDMATIYKSSLPFLALQTLGLTLCVVFPGIILWLPSLAYG